A window of Ptychodera flava strain L36383 chromosome 1, AS_Pfla_20210202, whole genome shotgun sequence contains these coding sequences:
- the LOC139144555 gene encoding relaxin receptor 2-like, whose product MITFISLLPLTGIPYFGDNYYGRSPVCLSLHLTNESSPGWEYSVVIFLFLNLLSFTVIFACYVFMYMQIRLVSKASSVNSRARQKESVTIAKRMAVIVLTDFFCWVPISVMGILALTDTVTIPGSVYAWSAVFILPINSAMNPYLYTISLIKAKTSSKSTDASSHGQSHSLVLDSLPKQSMRNNQYDPAYLSLPPPEQKRLSSYLRLLNGDITILEIYVIAGDIVRSLKYLHEKKTIHNNVCKESIIIETTSVGTIGRALLKDSHRSRYSQDEASRSYAKDMLDYGDLILTLLNRSVHDNSSDNGYF is encoded by the exons ATGATTACTTTCATCAGCTTGTTGCCTCTAACTGGCATACCTTATTTTGGTGATAATTACTATGGTCGTTCCccggtctgtctgtctctgcatCTGACAAATGAGAGCTCTCCCGGATGGGAATACTCTGTCGTGATTTTCCTTTTCTTGAATCTCTTATCTTTTACTGTAATCTTTGCTTGTTATGTGTTCATGTACATGCAAATACGTCTGGTATCAAAAGCGTCGTCTGTCAATTCAAGAGCGAGACAAAAAGAATCTGTCACCATTGCAAAGAGGATGGCTGTGATTGTACTGACTGATTTCTTCTGTTGGGTTCCAATCTCTGTGATGGGTATTCTTGCCCTGACTGACACAGTCACAATTCCAGGTTCTGTCTATGCTTGGAGTGCCGTCTTCATCTTACCTATCAACTCTGCAATGAACCCTTACCTGTACACAATATCCCTCATCAAAGCTAAGACGTCATCGAAATCCACGGACGCATCATCACACGGACAGTCACATTCTCTCGTGCTAG ATTCTCTGCCAAAGCAGTCAATGCGTAATAATCAGTACGACCCTGCCTATCTGTCGTTACCACCGCCAGAGCAAAAACGGTTGTCAAGCTACTTGAGATTATTAAATGGTGACATCACTATTTTGGAAATTTATGTGATTGCTGGCGACATTGTTAGATCCCTGAAATACTTGCATGAAAAGAAAACCATTCACaacaatgtttgtaaagaatCAATCATAATCGAGACAACTTCTGTG GGTACGATTGGCCGAGCTTTACTGAAGGATTCACATCGTTCAAGATACAGTCAAGATGAAGCAAGCCGATCATATGCAAAGGACATGCTTGACTATGGAGACCTAATTTTAACCCTTCTGAATCGGTCTGTACATGACAATTCATCGGATAATGGTTATTTctaa